The Candidatus Eisenbacteria bacterium nucleotide sequence AGGGCTTGCGCAAGATGCTGGCGGAGCGCACCGTGGAGCTGGCGCTGACCGATGCGGCGCGTGACGCGCTGGCGGCGGAGGGTTTCGATCCCCGCTACGGGGCGCGGCCGCTCAAGCGCACGATCCAGCGGCGGCTTCAGAATCCGCTCGCCATGAAACTGCTGTCCGGGGAGTTCAAACCCGGCAGCACCGTCCAGGTCGATGCCGCCGACGGAACGATCGTGCTGCGCGCGGCCGTGCCCGAGAAGGCGACGGCCGGGCGCTGAGCCCCAGGCCACGACTCGCATGACCCACGGCCGCGGGGGTTGTTCGTGACGCGTCATCGCAACCGATCGGTGGTGTGGTCGCTGGGTGGCGCGCTGCTGCTCGTCACACTGCTGGTGCCGATCTGGTGGGGTGCTCACGGGCAGTACCCGTGGGATATCGACAACATCGCGCCCGGCTCGGTGCTCAAGGCCCTGGCGGCGCGATTCGCTCCCGGTTGGCACGCGCAGTACGGACCGATTCCGTACTACTTCACCGCCGCGGCCTACGCGCCGGTGCTCGCGGTGTTCAAGTTGACCGGCGAACTCGGTACGCCGTCATCGAGCTATCCGTGGGGATTTCGCCACCCCGAGGTCGCGATGACGCTGCTGGTGGTGACGGCACGACTCGTCACCGTGTTGTTCGCGCTCGCACTGGTGGGCATGCTGGCGCGCCACTCGAGTGGCGATCCGGATCGTCCGGCCGAGCCGGCCGCGCGCCGCCCGTGGTTGGCGCCGCTGATCGCGCTGGCCTCGCCGCTGTTCATTTACTACGCGCGCACTTCGAATCCCGAGCTGCACTATCTGTTCTGGCTGTGGCTCGCCTGTCACTTCGCCGAATCGCCGCACGCTTCGCGCTTCAAGCTCGCGAGTGCGGCAGCGGCCGCCGCGTTCGCGGTCGCGACCAAGGACATGGCGATCGCACCGGCGGCCGGCGTGTTGGCCTATGCCGCGTGGCGTGCGAAGGACGTGGGGCGCGGGCCCGAGCGATTGTTCTCGGTGGTGCTGGTGGCGGTCGGCTTCGCGCTGGGCTACGCCGTTGCGTGGAATCTGCCATGGAACCTCTCCGGCTGGCGGGAGCACTTCGAGTACGTGACCGGCGCCGGAGTCGATCCGAGGCGCTACGACGCGAACCTGATGGGCACGCTGCAGCTGGTGTGGCACTACCTGCGCGAGACCGACGTGGCGTTCGGCTGGCCAGCCCGGGTGGGAATCGTGGCGGCGCTGGTCATGCGCGTTTCGTGGCGAGGCCTCGGCGCCCGCGTACTCGCATGCGCGCTCTACCTGCCGACCGCGATCGCGATCGGTTATGCGCGCCCACGCTTCCTGCTGCCGTTCCTGCTCCTCGCGTGGCCGCTCGGAATGCGCGGCATCGACGCCGGGCTCGAACGCCTGGCCGCCGCCGGCCCGGTGCGTCGAGTCGTGATCGCCGCGCTGGTCGCGCTGGCGCTGATCGGCGGTCCGCGCCTGAGCCTCGTGATGCTGGATGATCCGCGCCTGCGCATGGAACGCTGGATCGCCCGCGAAGTGCCGTCGAACACCACGATCGAGATCGGCGGGAGTCCGCGCTTTCAGGCGCGCGTCCCGGCCAGGTATCCGCTGATTCACACCTGGGACGACTCGCTGCGCGCCCATCCTCGCGGACCCCGCGGCGAGATCGTGCTGATCTCGTCGGTCGATCGTTATTCGTTCGAGACCGATCCGGTGCTCGGGCCGGTGTGGTGGGACTCGCTCGCCGGCTCTGCGGGGCGCGGGCGCTACACCCTGCGTGCGCGATTCGGGCCCGGACCGCTGGCCAACGGGCTCAACGTGTTGCCGGTCGCTCCCACCGTCGAGGCGTGGGGCCGGTAGCGCCGAGGTGGTAGCCTTCCCGCGCGCAGGGACACGCGGAACCCACCGCCGCTCCGATCGCGCGAGCGACCAGCGAGGAAATCGGCCGATGAACTCGGGTTCGCCTCAACGCGTGCGCGGAGTCCTCGCGCTCCTGCTGATGCTGATGGTCACGACCTGCAGCGCCACCACCGCCTGGAGCTACATCGGGATCGGCTGGATTCGGAATCAGGTCGACGGTGACTTCGACGATGACACCGTGCTGATCGGCGCCGACGCGATCTACGACGTGCCGACGATCGACCCTGGCGATGGGCTGCGATTCGTTCTGGGCGGCGGAAGCGACAAGGTCTCGGGCGAACTCAGCTACGCCCTCACGCATCATCGGGCGCCCGGCGCGCTGCGTCCGGACGGCTATCCGACCAAGCTTCACTACGCGAGCATCGACCTGCTGATCGGAACCGGGCTCGGGAAGTCGCTCACGAGCGGTCGCGGTCAGTTCTACGTGAGGGTCGGCATCACCGCGGCACGTCTGCGGCTCGACGGCGGTGCTTACGATCTGTCCGCCACGCCGTTCGACGTCGAGTACCAGGGCGGTGGATTCACGTTCGGTTCGGGGTTCGAACTGCGGTTCCCAGCCGGAGTGCGTCCGTACGTCGAGTACGACTATCGACTGGTGAGCTACGGCTCCGTACTGGCTCCCCGTGACAACATCGAGATCGAGGACAGCGTGTCGGGGCGCGGGCCCTCGATCTGCGCCGGCATCAACTTCGCGCTGCCGCGCCGGAATCGCTGACCGACCGCGATCCGCGGTTCACCGCGCTACTCGGCCCGCACGAAGTCCCGGTGCTTGCCGCGGCCCACACGCTCGATCCGATCGACCGGGCTCACCGCCACGTCGACACCGAGCACTTCGCGCGCTTCCACGCCGATCTCGTGCACCAGGTTGTTGGTCCACGCGGGCCCGCGAATGATGCGCAGCTCGATCGTGCCGTCTCGGAACTGCACGAACTGATACTCGCGCACGGTGCCCGCCTTGCCGTGTTTCTTGAAGATGTAGCTCGGCAGATTCGCGTTGATCTTGCGGCCGTCGGGAAGCTCGAGCGTGTCGCCGGCGCGGCCCAGGATCTGACCGAGCACCGGCAGACCGCGGCCGCACGGACAGGTGTCTTCCTCGCGCTTGACCAGATCGCCGATCCGGTAGCGAATCACCGGCTGCGCCTCGTTCATGAGATCGGTCAGCAGCACTTCGTCGTAGCCGTCGGAGCCCGGCAGCGTCTCGACCACCACCGATTCGATCGGGATGTGCAGGCGGCCCTGCTCGCACTCGATCCCGACGATGCCGACTTCCGCGCAGCCGTAGCTGTTGACGACCGGACAGCCGAACACCTCGCCGATGCGCGCGCGCTGATGCTCCTTCAGCACCTCGGCGGTGGTGACGGCGGCCTTGACGCGCAGCTCGCGTCCATCGAGACCGGCGGCGGCGAGCTCTTCGGCGAACTGTGCGACCGCCGACGGATAGCCGTAGAGGAACTCGACCGGATGCGCGCGAAGTTCGTGGAAGAACGCGACCGCGCGGTCGCGGTCGAGCGAGAACGCCGAACAGCGGCGGCGATTGAAGACGCCGTCCTTCATCCACGCCTGTCGCTTGCCTTCGCTGTCGAGCGCGAGCCCCCACAGATAGGCATAGGGATCGCCGACCTGGATTCCGAACCACTCCCAGCCGCGAAAGATGTTCGCGTGGTGATAGGCCCACGACTTGTGCGAGCGGAACACGGCCACCGGCGTGCCGGACGAACCCGAGGTCGATGAAGCGAGTCCGCCGTACCGGCGCGACGACTTGAGATCGGCCGACTTCTGGTGGAGATCCGCCTTCTCGAGCACCGGCAGTCGGCTCCACGCTTCGCGCGAGGTCATCGAGGCGGAAGTGAGCCCGAGCTTGGTCCAGCTGTCGCGGTAATGCGGCACGGTCGTGAACGCGTGGCGGTAGAGCGCTTTCTGGCGCTCCCACTGCATCATGAAGAGTTTCTCTCGGGGCCAGGCCCTGGACTCACGCAGATCGCGCATCGCCGCCAGCACGGGCTCGCCGCGCCACAGCTGGAGTGCGTGGTAGAGCGCACGCGCGACGGCTGAGTTCATGTGCGCCTCCCTGGCTCGAGTGCGTGTGGCTGGAGGGGCCGATTCGGGTCCCCAGGAAACCGATTTCACTGGTGCGGACTTACGCCGTGAGCAGAAAGTCCCTAGTCAGCGTGGTCCGACTGCCACACTCGCGCCCCGGACTCAAAACCGTGCAGAGGCCCGTTCGAGCGCAGGTAGCGCGCAACGTACGTCACGCGGGCGTCACTCCCAAGTCAGCGATGCGTGCCGCCGCGAGTCGACGGCAGCACTCCTGCTCGCACGCTCCGTGCCTGCAATCGCTATCGGCCATGCGGATTCCGCGATTTACGGTTGCAGATTGCCTGCCCGGATGACACCATCCGCGCCCGGCGCACCGCTGCCCCCCGAGACCCCCGACCCAAGCTGCGTGATGACAGCGCGGCCCCCGCTGCATCGCCCGATCCGATTGCGCGGCATGCGGATTGCTCCAAACTGAACCCCCCGCACTCTCGAAGACGTGTCGAAACGGACTTTCGCCGGCGAGGCTTCATGACGAACGACTTCTTCAGAATGCACATCCTGGCCAGCCGCGGCCGTCTCGCTGCCAGCGCGATGCTCGCGCTGGCGATCTCGATGCTCGCGCCGACCGTGGCGCGTGCGGCGACCTACTACCTCGCGCCCAACGGCAGCGATTCCAACACCGGGCTCAATTCCAGCACACCGTGGGCCACTCTCTCCAAGGCCAATTCGACGCTCCGTGGGGGCGACGTGGTGGTGCTCTCGAACGGCTCGTACTCGAGCTTCCCGAACCCGTCGGTCGACGGATCCGCGAACGCTCGCATCACCTACGTCGGTAACCTGTCGAATCCTGGACTCGTCACGGTCTCCGGTGGCACGCTCACGCGCTCCTACGTGACGCTCAAGGGGCTCTCATTTTCGGGCGGAGTCACCCTCGGGGCGGGTTCGAGCACCGTGTGTCAGCGCGATTCGATCGCCTATTCGCGATTCGAGTCGATCAGCCTGTACGGCTCCAAGCACAGCATGATCGCGGCAAACACCATCACGAATGTCGGTGGCTACGCAGTCCGGTTCCTGAGCAGCAACGGCGATCAGATTCCGACCGGATTCGCGAATCCCGAGCGTGACACGTTGCGGCGAAACACCATGTCGATCACGAAAATGGGTTCGGACTCGCGCGGCATCATGGTCACCTCGCGCAGTCAGTACTGCGTCATCGACTCGAACGTGGTGACCGGAACGTTCAACGGCACCGCGGACGTGGGCCGCGCCTACCTGTTCCGCTACATGCACGCGTACAACAACATCATGAAGGACAACTCGTTCACGGTCCTGGCGGAGAACCGTCCCGGCGGCACTCAGGCATGGGCGATGTACTGCCTTCGCGATTCGTGCTATCGAAACTTGTTCCTTCGCAATCGCTTCACCGCCACCGGCGCC carries:
- a CDS encoding phenylacetate--CoA ligase family protein, which codes for MNSAVARALYHALQLWRGEPVLAAMRDLRESRAWPREKLFMMQWERQKALYRHAFTTVPHYRDSWTKLGLTSASMTSREAWSRLPVLEKADLHQKSADLKSSRRYGGLASSTSGSSGTPVAVFRSHKSWAYHHANIFRGWEWFGIQVGDPYAYLWGLALDSEGKRQAWMKDGVFNRRRCSAFSLDRDRAVAFFHELRAHPVEFLYGYPSAVAQFAEELAAAGLDGRELRVKAAVTTAEVLKEHQRARIGEVFGCPVVNSYGCAEVGIVGIECEQGRLHIPIESVVVETLPGSDGYDEVLLTDLMNEAQPVIRYRIGDLVKREEDTCPCGRGLPVLGQILGRAGDTLELPDGRKINANLPSYIFKKHGKAGTVREYQFVQFRDGTIELRIIRGPAWTNNLVHEIGVEAREVLGVDVAVSPVDRIERVGRGKHRDFVRAE